The Fulvia fulva chromosome 13, complete sequence genome window below encodes:
- a CDS encoding Acetylxylan esterase 2 yields the protein MVRTALLSTGFAALAAAAPLSLVQRQVECATGFYIIVARGSNQPEGEGTPGEVGNLIEARVSGSYSVAVDYPAAIISADSIYPTSVADGQNDVTQKIEDYVEACGSDSKIVLVGYSQGGNVMTNVLAGGVAKPAPIDSKYKSNIKAVVVFGDPTFSEGQSFNEGTSTTDGIFSRRDDGDSLELLNTYASVLKSYCDEGDPYCSSDNDSSVHSATVSKYAQDAADFAASKA from the exons ATGGTCCGCACAGCTCTCCTCTCAACCGGCTTCGCCGCCCTCGCAGCAGCAGCACCACTCTCCCTGGTCCAGCGTCAAGTCGAGTGCGCAACAGGCTTCTACATCATCGTAGCCCGCGGCTCCAACCAGCCAGAAGGCGAAGGAACCCCAGGTGAAGTCGGGAACTTGATCGAAGCACGAGTCTCCGGCTCGTACTCTGTAGCAGTCGACTATCCTGCAGCAATCATCTCGGCAGACTCAATCTACCCAACCAGCGTTGCAGACGGCCAGAACGACGTCACCCAGAAGATTGAGGACTACGTCGAGGCTTGCGGATCTGATAGCAAGATTGTGCTCGTCGGCTACTCGCAAGGTGGGAATGTGATGACCAATGTGTTGGCGGGAGGTGTTGCGAAGCCTGCGCCTATTGATAGCAAGTACAAGAGCAACA TCAAAGCCGTCGTCGTCTTCGGCGACCCAACCTTCTCCGAAGGCCAATCCTTCAACGAAGGCACATCCACAACCGACGGAATCTTCTCCCGCCGAGACGACGGCGATAGTCTGGAGTTATTGAACACCTACGCGTCAGTTCTGAAGAGCTACTGCGATGAAGGCGACCCGTACTGCTCCTCCGACAACGATTCGAGCGTACACAGCGCAACGGTCTCGAAGTATGCACAAGATGCTGCGGACTTTGCGGCGAGCAAGGCGTAA